A window of Acinetobacter sp. TR3 contains these coding sequences:
- a CDS encoding DEAD/DEAH box helicase yields the protein MYKYFSSLTQESIQKNKEATLSILGISHPELRDVLGQQMSQFVGEDQSFLSSPVIEQMFAWEKGQPTLDALGGELLHKKVIDALDHSENGAYRFNRNYQPYVHQLQSWNALLEDKKSIVVTSGTGSGKTECFMVPILNDLYEEFIQAGQSLTGVHALFLYPLNALINSQQERLDAWMRHFLPSNAIRYCLYNGNTPEHKSQKTGEQTLHPNQVFTREELRTNPAPILVTNGTMLEYMMVRQIDAPILQKSQGKLRWIVLDEAHSYMGSQAAELAMQLRRVLHAFGVEAKDVRFVATSATIAGADAEEKLKQFLSEISGQSTENILVIGGQREVPVLPVVENHQQSFDELVAIDAQQEISYERYQRLAGHPIACVLRESICSQRALTLEDLFKITREKGFQLSQHEILEWLDLLTYTKPSDEEQAFLKIRVNYYQRVTHGLWSCINDKCNQKDDDLKNWSFGQVYATHQENCACGAPVLELTFCKSCKEPHLLGLLGREDVLKQWTVEVEDEFALLIDNETEEQEEREFKNAIKNRLVVFSSNENKEKNYRRQQLNLDNLKLGQISKNALNVHYFEPHNSGDPVECSNPECGSKGTKYDLPFRRAILGAPYYITQTVPHLLQYCPDIDQNEIDEASKNFSDPEFIEGEFKELKDCTPWDMPAKGKRLITFTDSRQGTARLSVKMQQEAERSRLRGAVVKILIEHTKKAPQQTVNPAEATFRQLLIQAEKDGDIKLINICKEQLEGFAVSNNALEIPEMTWDELCKLIAKDFDFRTGILLANRHIAGEVFDDAGPLKLAQMLLTREFSRRPKNANSLETLGLVKVNYQGLKDLSDLPNYWKEQKLSIQDWQDFIKVVLDYYIRENTVIDLAEEWKQWMGGPVRPKHVVTHEDRDKFKQRDDGSKNNSILAWPMASVSKNHRLVKLLVLGAKLDLSLQAHRNIADDWLKKAWQVLKDEFLVKDGNSKYHLRKEKLTFSLLDKVFLCPITHRLIDTTFKGFTPYLPISLPQNTDKYKTEEMAFPKLWNINTADLTELHQDSAVQKLRSLNLWTDLSDNAVLGGFFYRTAEHSAQQSANLLKQYETYFKAGKVNVLNCSTTMEMGVDIGGISTVVMNNVPPHPANYLQRTGRAGRGSQSRAISYTICKNNPHDQQVFKQPLWAYNTAIQAPHVSFNSQRLIQRHINAQLLAIFLIKEIGETDIDRPKLDLKWFYLKQDGQSDSICDTFEKWLVGKAVKDYQLVLEFLKKGTALKDIDNAEIIDACVTKIRELKIEWLEEYVIVEREYQQELATNPNSSYLYRLTCEKYRLTQAYLLSELAMRNFLPSYGFPTDVITFDNTNKLEKDRWDKLSKSRKTKDLESRLDREDNLSRVKGLPSRNIAIAIREYAPGAEVIVDGRVYTSRGISLAWQNIHNEHDKKPQKFDYAWMCHHCGQTGLTSGVLSNEEQLICTNIECGEIIKDVKKVLRPNGFSVDFYDKPNNDVTMQKYIPVQIPWVGLSETALSWSLPHANLGYFNVDPNGHVFQYSSGLNGTGFAICMQCGRADSMEESYDGEVKFPITLTPDRPHKALKAQKDGDKFKRPDCGGSSVVKSNIHLGCQIKTDVLEIVLKHPNRNEYILKSEEGTIIATTLVVALRQAIATKLGIAADELGYGIKVKKIDDKAVLVLQIFDDLSGGAGFSTTAANYITEVLRLLIEKLHCVDDSCNSVCGKCLLDNQTRHDIENLDRTLALAWLGDDFLTYLDSPIANTDFIAGTPFSIIEQYVNHGATQITFNLTGNSEDWDVLCTAIRKKLFKFLNSNIKLVGVVSLDMSLTPQIQQEMLALEKMGISFTVNSNITPEYLYVQIVSQEKVITLYNQSTEVSCFNEFWLEGQSPSYKSITSPELQLQKFSFDFKAIESYENEFQQIKVGKDFDGESVNDFAEKFWAKVLPISKLHDLVNDEVIEIEYSDRYLQSPANIILITSLLKGIKKLLAIRPRLTITTCFRNKQIQDEKLYSDFSKREVFDSFFINYFEDQLSQKLNLQIPDSKIDHARFLLFRLKSGKKIELRLDQGVGFWQIKYIEWPKVKEDRDFPFNESFQKQLLWVKRQETNLCVRSEENFKTDLYITKS from the coding sequence ATGTATAAGTATTTTAGTTCTTTAACACAAGAAAGTATCCAAAAAAATAAAGAAGCGACACTGAGTATATTGGGGATTTCGCATCCTGAACTACGTGATGTTTTAGGACAACAAATGTCCCAATTTGTGGGGGAAGATCAATCATTTTTATCTTCACCAGTGATTGAACAAATGTTCGCATGGGAAAAAGGTCAACCCACATTAGATGCTTTGGGTGGTGAATTACTTCATAAGAAAGTAATCGATGCTTTAGATCACTCAGAAAATGGCGCATATCGTTTTAATCGTAACTATCAACCTTATGTACATCAATTACAGAGCTGGAATGCTTTGTTAGAAGATAAAAAATCGATTGTTGTGACTTCAGGAACGGGTTCAGGTAAGACGGAATGTTTTATGGTGCCCATTCTAAATGACTTGTATGAAGAATTTATTCAAGCAGGGCAATCCTTAACTGGTGTGCATGCATTATTTTTATACCCACTCAATGCACTGATTAATTCACAACAAGAACGTTTAGATGCTTGGATGCGGCATTTTCTACCATCTAATGCTATTCGTTATTGTTTATATAATGGTAATACGCCAGAGCATAAATCCCAGAAAACTGGAGAACAAACTCTTCATCCGAATCAAGTATTCACACGTGAAGAACTAAGAACAAATCCGGCTCCTATTTTGGTGACAAATGGCACCATGTTGGAATATATGATGGTGCGCCAAATTGATGCACCTATTTTGCAAAAATCTCAAGGAAAATTGCGTTGGATTGTATTAGATGAAGCACATAGTTATATGGGCTCACAAGCTGCAGAACTTGCGATGCAGTTACGTCGGGTTCTGCATGCTTTTGGTGTGGAAGCAAAAGACGTTCGTTTTGTAGCGACCTCTGCAACTATTGCAGGTGCAGATGCAGAAGAAAAGCTTAAACAATTTTTATCTGAAATCTCAGGTCAAAGCACAGAGAATATTTTGGTGATTGGTGGTCAGCGCGAAGTCCCTGTATTACCTGTGGTTGAAAATCATCAGCAATCTTTTGATGAGTTAGTAGCAATTGATGCTCAACAAGAGATATCTTATGAGCGTTATCAACGATTAGCAGGGCATCCAATTGCATGTGTTTTAAGAGAAAGTATTTGCTCGCAACGTGCTTTAACCTTAGAGGATTTATTTAAAATTACCCGAGAAAAGGGTTTCCAACTTTCTCAACATGAAATTTTGGAATGGTTAGATCTATTAACCTATACAAAACCATCTGATGAAGAACAAGCTTTTCTTAAGATTCGTGTCAATTATTATCAGCGTGTAACTCATGGTCTATGGAGTTGTATAAATGACAAGTGTAATCAAAAAGACGACGATTTAAAAAATTGGAGCTTTGGCCAGGTCTATGCAACACATCAAGAAAATTGTGCGTGTGGAGCACCTGTATTGGAGTTAACGTTCTGTAAGAGTTGTAAGGAACCACATTTATTAGGTTTATTGGGTAGGGAAGATGTTCTTAAACAATGGACTGTTGAAGTCGAAGATGAATTTGCATTACTTATTGATAATGAAACAGAAGAGCAAGAAGAACGTGAATTTAAAAATGCGATAAAGAATCGTTTAGTGGTATTTTCTTCAAATGAAAATAAAGAGAAAAACTATCGTCGACAACAACTGAATCTAGATAATTTAAAACTTGGGCAAATTTCTAAAAATGCGTTAAATGTGCATTATTTTGAGCCTCATAACAGCGGTGATCCAGTTGAATGTAGTAATCCTGAGTGTGGTTCGAAGGGAACAAAATATGACTTACCATTCAGACGTGCGATCTTAGGTGCACCTTACTATATTACACAGACTGTTCCACATCTTTTACAATATTGTCCAGATATTGATCAGAATGAGATTGATGAAGCAAGCAAAAATTTTAGTGATCCGGAATTTATCGAAGGTGAATTCAAAGAGCTCAAAGACTGCACACCATGGGACATGCCAGCGAAGGGTAAGCGCTTAATTACCTTTACAGATAGTCGTCAAGGTACTGCACGTTTATCCGTAAAAATGCAACAAGAAGCAGAACGTTCGCGCTTACGTGGTGCGGTGGTTAAGATACTAATTGAACATACGAAAAAAGCGCCACAACAAACAGTAAATCCTGCTGAGGCAACATTCCGTCAATTATTAATTCAAGCGGAAAAAGATGGTGACATAAAATTAATTAACATTTGTAAGGAGCAATTAGAAGGTTTCGCTGTTAGCAATAATGCATTGGAAATTCCTGAAATGACTTGGGACGAACTGTGTAAGCTAATCGCCAAAGACTTTGATTTTAGAACAGGTATTTTGCTCGCGAATCGTCATATTGCGGGTGAGGTTTTTGACGATGCAGGACCGCTTAAGCTTGCACAAATGCTACTAACACGTGAGTTTTCACGTCGACCTAAAAATGCTAATAGCTTAGAAACTTTGGGGTTAGTAAAAGTTAATTACCAAGGATTAAAAGACTTAAGTGATCTACCTAACTATTGGAAAGAGCAAAAATTAAGTATTCAAGATTGGCAGGATTTTATTAAAGTTGTTTTAGATTACTATATTCGTGAAAATACAGTGATAGATCTTGCTGAAGAATGGAAACAATGGATGGGAGGGCCTGTACGCCCTAAGCATGTTGTAACTCATGAAGATCGAGACAAGTTTAAACAGCGAGATGATGGTTCGAAAAATAATAGTATTTTGGCATGGCCAATGGCATCAGTGTCTAAAAATCACCGTCTAGTCAAACTTTTAGTGTTAGGTGCAAAATTAGATCTAAGCTTGCAAGCACATCGAAATATAGCCGATGATTGGTTAAAAAAAGCATGGCAAGTATTAAAAGATGAATTTCTAGTAAAAGATGGAAATTCAAAATATCATCTTAGAAAGGAAAAACTAACCTTTAGTTTACTGGATAAAGTCTTTTTATGCCCAATTACGCATCGTTTAATAGACACTACTTTTAAAGGATTTACTCCGTATTTACCGATAAGTTTGCCACAAAATACTGATAAATATAAAACCGAAGAAATGGCTTTTCCAAAGCTTTGGAATATTAATACTGCAGATTTAACAGAACTTCATCAAGATTCAGCAGTGCAAAAGCTAAGGTCATTAAATTTATGGACAGACTTGTCGGATAATGCAGTATTGGGAGGATTCTTCTATCGTACAGCGGAGCATTCTGCGCAGCAGTCGGCAAATTTACTCAAGCAGTACGAAACTTACTTTAAGGCAGGTAAGGTTAATGTCTTAAATTGTTCGACGACCATGGAAATGGGGGTTGATATTGGAGGGATATCAACAGTGGTTATGAACAATGTTCCTCCACATCCTGCCAATTATTTACAACGTACAGGGCGAGCAGGACGTGGTAGTCAATCACGTGCTATTTCTTATACTATTTGTAAAAATAATCCACACGATCAGCAAGTGTTTAAGCAACCATTATGGGCTTATAACACAGCAATTCAGGCACCTCATGTGAGCTTTAATTCACAACGGTTGATTCAGAGACATATCAATGCACAGTTACTTGCCATATTTTTAATCAAAGAAATAGGGGAGACTGATATTGATCGACCTAAACTAGATTTGAAATGGTTTTATCTTAAACAAGATGGTCAATCTGATTCAATTTGCGACACCTTTGAAAAATGGTTAGTGGGCAAAGCAGTAAAAGATTATCAACTAGTATTAGAATTTTTGAAAAAAGGCACAGCATTAAAAGATATTGATAATGCAGAAATCATAGATGCTTGTGTGACAAAAATCCGAGAACTGAAGATAGAATGGTTGGAAGAATATGTCATCGTTGAAAGAGAGTATCAACAAGAACTAGCTACGAATCCTAATAGCAGTTATCTCTATCGATTAACATGCGAAAAATACCGTTTAACCCAAGCTTATTTATTATCTGAGCTAGCAATGCGTAACTTTTTACCAAGTTATGGTTTCCCAACAGATGTGATTACCTTTGATAATACGAATAAGCTAGAGAAAGATCGTTGGGATAAGCTTTCAAAGAGCAGAAAAACAAAGGATTTGGAAAGTCGTCTTGATCGCGAGGATAATTTATCGCGAGTAAAAGGCTTACCAAGCCGCAATATTGCTATTGCTATACGTGAATATGCACCAGGTGCAGAAGTCATCGTTGATGGTCGTGTCTATACATCGAGAGGGATATCACTTGCATGGCAAAATATTCATAATGAACATGACAAGAAACCACAGAAATTTGATTATGCTTGGATGTGTCATCACTGTGGTCAAACAGGGCTAACATCGGGTGTTTTGTCGAATGAAGAGCAGTTGATATGTACAAATATTGAATGTGGCGAAATTATTAAAGATGTTAAAAAGGTATTACGTCCGAATGGGTTTAGTGTCGATTTTTATGATAAACCTAATAATGATGTTACTATGCAAAAATATATTCCTGTTCAGATACCTTGGGTAGGTCTTTCAGAAACGGCTTTAAGTTGGTCATTGCCACATGCTAATTTGGGATATTTTAATGTAGATCCAAATGGGCATGTATTTCAATATAGTTCAGGTTTGAACGGCACAGGGTTTGCCATTTGTATGCAGTGTGGTCGAGCCGATTCTATGGAAGAAAGTTATGATGGTGAAGTGAAGTTCCCAATTACCTTAACTCCAGATCGTCCACATAAGGCACTTAAAGCGCAAAAAGATGGTGATAAATTTAAGCGACCAGATTGCGGTGGTTCAAGCGTTGTTAAATCTAATATTCATTTAGGTTGCCAAATTAAAACCGATGTATTGGAAATTGTTTTAAAACATCCGAATCGTAATGAATACATTTTAAAATCTGAAGAAGGTACAATCATTGCGACCACATTGGTTGTGGCTTTACGTCAGGCAATAGCGACTAAATTGGGTATTGCAGCTGATGAATTGGGTTATGGAATAAAAGTTAAGAAAATTGATGATAAAGCAGTTTTAGTTTTACAAATTTTTGATGATCTAAGTGGCGGTGCAGGTTTTTCGACTACAGCGGCCAATTATATTACTGAGGTTTTAAGATTACTCATAGAAAAACTGCACTGTGTAGATGATAGTTGTAATTCAGTTTGTGGCAAATGCTTGCTTGATAATCAAACGAGACATGACATTGAAAACTTAGATCGTACTTTGGCATTGGCATGGTTAGGAGATGATTTTTTAACTTACTTAGATTCTCCAATTGCTAATACAGATTTTATCGCGGGTACTCCATTTTCGATCATTGAGCAATATGTAAATCATGGTGCAACACAAATTACATTCAACCTCACTGGTAATAGTGAAGATTGGGATGTTTTGTGTACTGCAATCAGAAAAAAACTATTTAAATTTTTGAATAGTAATATAAAGCTAGTGGGGGTGGTCTCATTAGATATGAGTTTGACACCACAAATACAGCAAGAAATGTTGGCGTTGGAAAAAATGGGTATTTCATTTACGGTGAATAGCAATATTACCCCTGAATATTTGTATGTTCAGATAGTCAGTCAGGAGAAAGTAATCACCTTATACAATCAGTCGACAGAAGTAAGTTGTTTTAATGAGTTCTGGTTGGAGGGTCAAAGCCCAAGCTATAAATCAATTACTTCCCCAGAGTTGCAATTACAAAAATTTAGTTTTGATTTTAAAGCTATTGAATCTTATGAAAATGAGTTTCAACAAATCAAAGTTGGTAAAGATTTTGATGGTGAATCAGTAAATGATTTTGCTGAAAAATTTTGGGCTAAAGTTTTACCAATATCTAAGCTACACGATTTGGTGAATGATGAGGTTATAGAAATAGAATATTCAGATCGATATTTGCAATCCCCAGCAAATATTATTCTGATAACCAGTTTGTTAAAAGGAATAAAGAAATTATTAGCTATTCGCCCTCGATTAACGATAACAACTTGTTTTAGAAACAAACAAATACAAGATGAAAAATTATATTCAGATTTTAGCAAGCGTGAAGTATTTGATAGTTTTTTTATAAATTATTTTGAAGATCAGTTATCTCAGAAGCTGAATTTGCAGATACCCGACTCAAAAATTGATCATGCGAGATTTTTACTTTTTAGATTGAAATCTGGGAAGAAAATTGAGCTTCGATTAGATCAAGGAGTTGGATTTTGGCAGATAAAATACATTGAGTGGCCAAAAGTGAAAGAAGACAGAGATTTTCCATTTAATGAAAGTTTCCAAAAACAATTGTTGTGGGTAAAACGGCAAGAGACGAATCTATGTGTAAGAAGTGAAGAGAATTTTAAGACTGATTTATATATCACTAAATCTTAA
- a CDS encoding A1S_2505 family phage non-structural protein, whose amino-acid sequence MHSSTKRFPNGPFMIYQYYQEIKDYNFSEDQILVFGCHELGKHYSGYAQTALHHFGAKLGQGEGRQGQSYGIPTIAKNGEVLDLNLIQNYINNFKQYAKSNPHLEFYLTEIGCGFANFSLNQIGPLFKDSPTNIYFPRSFVPFLEDLTVFSVEDIEHVWKADDTHIELPLNTGTTVRLKLDHQHRLNMQPNVWERINTNQNIQYLTLNEQQFNQLDQAIENFRKEEALLFSELM is encoded by the coding sequence ATGCATTCTTCAACGAAACGTTTTCCAAATGGACCTTTTATGATTTATCAATATTATCAAGAAATTAAAGATTATAACTTTTCCGAAGATCAAATCTTAGTATTTGGCTGTCATGAGTTAGGTAAGCATTACTCTGGATATGCACAAACGGCTCTACATCATTTTGGTGCAAAACTAGGTCAAGGTGAAGGAAGACAAGGCCAGTCTTATGGCATTCCAACCATTGCTAAAAATGGGGAAGTCTTGGATTTAAATCTTATCCAAAACTATATCAATAACTTTAAGCAATATGCCAAAAGCAATCCTCATCTTGAGTTCTATCTCACTGAGATTGGCTGTGGGTTTGCCAATTTCAGCCTAAATCAAATTGGCCCTTTATTTAAAGACTCACCGACCAATATTTATTTTCCACGCAGCTTTGTTCCATTCTTAGAAGATTTAACGGTATTTTCTGTAGAAGATATTGAACACGTGTGGAAAGCGGATGATACACATATTGAATTGCCTTTAAACACTGGAACAACTGTACGTTTGAAGCTAGATCACCAGCATCGCTTAAACATGCAGCCAAATGTTTGGGAAAGAATTAATACCAATCAAAATATTCAATATCTCACACTCAATGAACAGCAGTTTAATCAACTCGATCAAGCGATTGAAAATTTTAGAAAGGAAGAGGCTTTATTATTTTCTGAACTGATGTGA
- a CDS encoding Fic family protein, translated as MYDDWIWKQPNWTSFTWKDENILPLTRHIHQKIGILLGQSQHNPEKEHLTLDNLIANLVSSSAIENETLNVYSLRSSLAKRLGVSLEHPYPSSERSDGLANIMLDALNNFEQDLSTERLFQWHQWLFNETDWTMQRIRIGQLRGHEPMQVVSGRMDYPTVHFEAPPRDGLEQRVDEFIQWFNTSRTNTLLDPLIRAGITHLWFVTLHPFDDGNGRITRTLTDLALAQMDQQSIRLYAMSPVILNKRKSYYEILEATQKGSSDITDWLLWFLQALNESLEQTLKRIERTLLKSTFWQNFSEVDLHEGQRKVLNRLLDGGENGFEHGISASQYQKVAKVSRATATRHLTDLLEKGCIAKLEGGGRNTRYEIRKI; from the coding sequence ATGTATGATGACTGGATTTGGAAACAGCCTAACTGGACATCCTTTACATGGAAAGATGAAAATATCCTTCCACTCACCAGACACATTCATCAAAAAATCGGCATATTGCTTGGGCAAAGTCAGCATAACCCTGAAAAAGAACACCTGACCCTAGACAATCTGATTGCTAATCTTGTTTCATCTTCAGCGATTGAAAATGAAACTCTGAATGTTTATTCGCTGCGTTCATCTCTCGCAAAACGTCTAGGTGTCTCGCTGGAGCACCCCTATCCAAGCTCAGAACGTTCAGATGGTCTAGCCAATATCATGCTAGATGCCTTAAATAACTTTGAACAAGACCTATCAACTGAAAGATTATTTCAGTGGCACCAATGGCTATTTAATGAAACTGACTGGACGATGCAACGTATTCGAATTGGGCAATTACGTGGACACGAACCTATGCAGGTTGTCTCTGGGCGTATGGATTACCCTACTGTGCATTTTGAAGCTCCACCACGAGATGGTTTAGAACAACGTGTGGATGAGTTTATTCAATGGTTTAATACCAGCAGAACCAATACCCTGCTTGACCCATTAATTCGTGCTGGAATTACTCACCTATGGTTTGTGACACTCCACCCTTTTGATGATGGTAATGGCCGTATTACCCGTACATTGACTGACTTGGCTTTAGCCCAGATGGATCAGCAGAGTATCCGTTTATATGCCATGTCACCTGTCATCCTAAATAAGCGTAAGAGCTATTATGAAATTCTTGAAGCTACCCAAAAAGGTAGTTCTGATATTACGGATTGGTTGCTTTGGTTTTTACAGGCACTCAATGAAAGTCTTGAGCAGACATTAAAGCGCATTGAAAGGACACTTTTAAAAAGTACATTTTGGCAGAATTTTTCAGAAGTGGATTTACATGAGGGACAGCGTAAGGTTTTAAATCGACTGCTTGATGGTGGAGAGAATGGCTTTGAGCATGGTATCAGTGCTTCACAGTATCAGAAAGTGGCTAAAGTGAGCCGAGCCACTGCAACTCGTCATCTTACTGATTTACTGGAAAAAGGCTGTATTGCAAAACTTGAGGGTGGCGGGAGGAATACGAGGTATGAGATTAGAAAAATATAA
- a CDS encoding TonB-dependent receptor gives MKKRILYCLLIGSSHFYLAQLTHAGGELTTTLPIIKITASSNLDSTFGVAFTSSQGTISKEQIETRPLSRPAEVLETIPGVVVTQHSGSGKANQYFLRGFNLDHGTDFATSFDEQPINMVSHAHGQGYTDLNFLIPELIESIQYHKGAVSIDDGDFASAGTAKISSIHSLDNPYAQITLGNHNLLRFLAVGNLVLNDGELIGAVENINSDGPWVNPENLSKQNVFLKYFTGDHNKNQSISFQHYQARWDATDQIPERLIESGELNRFDSLNKSDGGKSARTAIWYNAKNYEKTKYSTISTYAVYNKLNLFSDFSYFLNDPVHGDQFEQAEERTTLGFKFQKGSLSEWSSKELLNSFGSSLRYDYINNLGLYQTQDRQRFNTIRNDDVNQWSIGIWGQNQTTWQPWLKTILGVRGDFYSFDVNSDKQENSGHKTDHIFSPKMSIILGPWENIEYYINYAYGFHSNDARGTTTHLNIDSRDSNYLKPTLPVSPLVRTINSELGLRAKLIPELTSTIALWQLDSDSELVFIGDAGTTEASRPSKRQGIEISQFYQPTDAWIIDLDLAWSKARFKNENSEGNHIPGAIEKTIAAGFTYKLNDQINFGGRLRYFGSRPLIEDNSVRSDSSTLVNLQGSYQFNKNFLAQVELFNVFDQKTNDIEYYYASCTRQDLSEPSCSPNSSEREGIYDRHIHPTEGRNLRMTFRYLF, from the coding sequence ATGAAAAAAAGAATTTTGTATTGCTTGTTGATAGGAAGTAGTCATTTCTATTTAGCTCAACTTACTCATGCTGGAGGTGAACTTACAACAACCCTTCCTATAATTAAAATAACAGCATCATCAAATTTAGATAGCACTTTTGGGGTCGCATTTACTTCCTCCCAAGGAACAATATCGAAAGAACAAATTGAAACTCGACCTTTATCACGTCCAGCAGAAGTTTTAGAAACGATCCCTGGTGTCGTTGTGACCCAACACAGTGGTAGTGGTAAGGCAAATCAATACTTTCTGAGAGGTTTTAACTTAGATCATGGAACTGACTTTGCAACATCATTTGATGAACAACCCATTAACATGGTGAGTCATGCCCACGGTCAAGGTTACACAGACTTAAATTTTCTAATCCCCGAACTGATTGAATCAATTCAATATCACAAAGGAGCAGTATCGATTGATGATGGTGATTTTGCATCAGCAGGTACAGCAAAAATTTCGAGTATCCATTCTCTAGATAATCCTTACGCACAAATAACGTTAGGTAATCATAATTTACTTAGATTTTTAGCTGTTGGAAACTTAGTTCTTAATGACGGGGAATTAATCGGTGCAGTTGAGAATATCAACAGTGACGGACCTTGGGTTAACCCTGAAAATCTTTCAAAACAAAATGTATTCTTAAAATATTTCACTGGTGACCATAATAAAAATCAATCCATCAGCTTTCAACATTATCAAGCACGATGGGATGCTACTGATCAAATTCCAGAGCGGCTGATTGAAAGCGGTGAACTTAATCGCTTCGATAGCTTAAACAAGAGTGATGGTGGTAAGTCTGCTCGGACTGCTATTTGGTATAATGCTAAAAATTATGAGAAAACGAAATACTCCACAATCTCCACTTATGCCGTATATAACAAACTGAATCTATTTTCTGACTTTAGTTATTTTTTAAATGATCCAGTCCATGGAGACCAGTTTGAACAAGCTGAAGAACGAACGACACTTGGATTTAAATTTCAAAAAGGTTCATTAAGTGAATGGTCAAGCAAAGAGCTTTTAAACTCATTTGGATCATCTCTTAGGTATGATTATATTAACAACTTAGGCCTTTACCAGACACAAGATCGACAGCGTTTCAACACGATAAGAAATGATGATGTTAATCAATGGTCTATTGGAATATGGGGACAAAATCAAACCACGTGGCAACCATGGTTAAAAACTATTTTAGGCGTTCGTGGTGATTTTTATTCTTTTGATGTAAATTCTGATAAACAAGAAAATAGTGGTCATAAAACTGATCATATTTTCAGCCCTAAAATGAGCATAATTTTAGGTCCGTGGGAGAATATTGAGTATTACATTAATTATGCATATGGCTTTCATAGCAATGATGCTAGAGGAACTACAACGCACCTAAACATTGATTCTCGTGATAGTAACTATTTAAAACCAACTCTCCCCGTTTCTCCACTGGTAAGAACAATAAATTCAGAACTGGGATTAAGAGCAAAACTTATACCTGAGCTCACCTCAACAATAGCTTTATGGCAACTTGATTCAGATTCAGAACTGGTATTCATCGGCGATGCTGGTACGACAGAAGCAAGTCGGCCAAGTAAAAGACAAGGTATCGAAATTTCACAATTCTATCAACCAACTGATGCTTGGATTATCGATCTAGATCTGGCTTGGTCAAAAGCAAGATTTAAAAATGAAAATTCGGAAGGAAATCATATTCCTGGGGCAATAGAAAAGACTATAGCTGCTGGATTTACTTATAAACTGAATGACCAAATTAATTTTGGAGGACGTTTACGTTACTTTGGTTCTCGCCCTTTGATTGAGGATAACTCAGTTCGTTCCGATTCATCAACTTTAGTTAACTTACAAGGCAGCTATCAATTTAATAAAAACTTTCTAGCACAAGTTGAACTCTTTAATGTATTCGATCAAAAAACGAATGATATCGAATACTACTATGCATCATGCACTCGTCAAGATCTCAGTGAGCCTTCATGCTCACCTAACTCTTCAGAACGTGAAGGAATTTATGATAGACATATCCATCCTACTGAGGGAAGAAACCTCAGAATGACCTTCCGCTATTTATTCTAA